The nucleotide sequence GGCTGGGCCTGGTACATCGACGACTCCAACTGGCGCAGCGGGGGCTGGCCGCATGGCACGAACAACATGGGCGAGCTCCAGGCCGTGCTGGACCTGCTCGAGTCCACGCAGGAGCTCGGCGAGCCCCTGCGGGTGCTGTGCGACAGCCAGTACGTCATCAACTCGATCACCAAGTGGATGAAGGGCTGGAAGAAGAAGGGCTGGAAGAAGAGCGACGGCAAGCCGGTGCTCAACGTCGAGCTCATGAAGGCGCTGGACGCCGCCATGCAGGGCCGGGACGTGACTTTCGAATGGGTCAAGGGCCACGCGGGCCACGAGCTGAACGAGGCCGCCGATGCCCGGGCCAACGCCGCCGCCAAGGCCTTTCAGGCCGGCCGCGCGCCGGAGGAGGGGCCGGGGCTGGCGCTGGGCTCGGACGCGGCCGCGCCCTCAGCTGCTGCGGCGCCGGCAGGCCCTGCGGCTTCTGCCGAGCCCGCGGCCGCCACAGGCGCCGCAGCGGGGAACCAGGCCGGTCCCGCAGGCAGCGGCGCAGCCGATCCCCGTGCGGAGGCAGAGGAGCAGGTGGGGGACCCGGATCCCGATCTGCTCTCGAGCCTGGAGGATCAGTCGGAGGACCTGGCCGCCGCTCCGAGCCCCGCGCAGGAGGTCTTCGGCCTGGAGCGCGGACGCATCCGCGAGGGCCTGCCGTCCGCGACCCTCCACCCGGAGGCGGTGCTCATCGACTCGGACGGGCGCCCCGGCGATCCCGCGAGCGTCTCCCGGGGCGACGACTCCGCCGACCTGCATCTGGTGGACCTGCTGGCCCTGAGCGGGCGCGCTGTGCAGACCACGATCCATGTCCTGGGCTCCACGGGCTCGGCGGTGCACACCGCGCTGTGGACGCGCGAGGACTCCCGCAGCGAACTGGGACAATGGCTGCTGCGCCACCTCCAGGTGACGCTCGAGTCCTGAACAGCCCCGCGGCGCACCTGCCGGCGGCGGGGTCCCTGCCCTTCCCCGTCTCAGGAGCCCCCGTCCGCATGAGCTCACCGTCCGCCCAGGCCTCGCCCTCGCCGCTGCAGCGCCAGTCCGTGCTGTGGAGCCTGCGCTCGCCGCGAGCCCTGCGCACCGAGCTGCTGGCGGGACTCGTCGTGGGCCTGGCGCTGATCCCGGAGGCGATCGCCTTCTCCGTGATCGCCGGGGTCGATCCGCGGGTGGGGCTCTTCGCCTCCTTCACCATGGCGGTGACCATCTCGATCGTCGGCGGCCGACCCGCCATGATCTCGGCGGCCACCGGTGCCGTCGCCCTGGTCGTCGCGCCCCTGGTGGCCTCCCACGGGGTCGAGCACCTGATCGCATGCGTGATCCTCGCCGGGATCCTGCAGGTGCTCCTGGCGCTGGTCGGACTGCCCAAGCTCATGCGCTTCGTGCCGCGGCAGGTCATGGTGGGCTTCGTCAACGGGCTGGCGATCATCGTCTTCACGTCCCAGCTACCCGAGCTGCTCGGCGTGCCGTGGATGGTCTACCCGCTCGTGGCCCTGGGCCTGCTGATCACCTTCGGTCTGCCGCGGCTGAGCCGGGCGGTGCCGTCCCCGCTCGCGGCGGTCGTCGTGGTGACCCTCCTGGCGGTGCTGGCCTCGATCGCCGTGCCGACCGTGGGGGACAAGGGCGAGCTGCCGCGCGAGCTGCCGGTACTGGGACTGCCGGAGGTCCCCTGGACGTTCGAGACGCTGCAGGTGATCTTCCCGTACGCCCTGTCCATGGCGGTCGTGGGGCTGCTCGAGTCGCTGCTGACCGCCAAGCTAGTGGACGACATCACCGACACCCCGTCCTCCAAGACCCGCGAGACCTGGGGGCAGGGCGCTGCGAACATCGTGACGGGGCTCTTCGGCGGGATGGGGGGCTGCGCGGTGATCGGGCAGACCATGATGAACGTCAACGCCTCGGGCGCCCGCACGCGGATCTCCACGGCCTCGGCGGGCATCTTCCTGCTGGTGCTCGTGATCGCACTGGGAGACGTCGTGGCCGTGATCCCCATGGCCGCACTCGCCGCGGTGATGATCTACGTGGCGCTGACCTCGTTCGACTGGCACAGCATCCACCCGCGTACCCTTCGCACGCTGCCGCGCAGCGAGGTCGCGGTCATGGTCATCACGACCGTGGTCATCGTGGTCTCGCACAATCTTGCGATCGGCGTGGGCGCCGGAGTGCTGGCTGCCATGGTCCTGTTCAGCCGCCGCGTGGCCCACACCGTGCGCGTCCACCGCTTCCCGGGCCGGGTGGGCGAGGACCTCGTCACCACGGCCCCCAGCGAGGACATGGTCACCTACGTGGTGGACGGCGAGCTGTTCTTCGCCTCCTCGAACGACCTCTACACGCAGTTCGGCTACGCCCGGGACCCGCAGCACGTGCGCATCGACCTGAGCCGGGCGCAC is from Kocuria palustris and encodes:
- a CDS encoding ribonuclease HI, which translates into the protein MTIIAAADGSALGNPGPAGWAWYIDDSNWRSGGWPHGTNNMGELQAVLDLLESTQELGEPLRVLCDSQYVINSITKWMKGWKKKGWKKSDGKPVLNVELMKALDAAMQGRDVTFEWVKGHAGHELNEAADARANAAAKAFQAGRAPEEGPGLALGSDAAAPSAAAAPAGPAASAEPAAATGAAAGNQAGPAGSGAADPRAEAEEQVGDPDPDLLSSLEDQSEDLAAAPSPAQEVFGLERGRIREGLPSATLHPEAVLIDSDGRPGDPASVSRGDDSADLHLVDLLALSGRAVQTTIHVLGSTGSAVHTALWTREDSRSELGQWLLRHLQVTLES
- a CDS encoding SulP family inorganic anion transporter, encoding MSSPSAQASPSPLQRQSVLWSLRSPRALRTELLAGLVVGLALIPEAIAFSVIAGVDPRVGLFASFTMAVTISIVGGRPAMISAATGAVALVVAPLVASHGVEHLIACVILAGILQVLLALVGLPKLMRFVPRQVMVGFVNGLAIIVFTSQLPELLGVPWMVYPLVALGLLITFGLPRLSRAVPSPLAAVVVVTLLAVLASIAVPTVGDKGELPRELPVLGLPEVPWTFETLQVIFPYALSMAVVGLLESLLTAKLVDDITDTPSSKTRETWGQGAANIVTGLFGGMGGCAVIGQTMMNVNASGARTRISTASAGIFLLVLVIALGDVVAVIPMAALAAVMIYVALTSFDWHSIHPRTLRTLPRSEVAVMVITTVVIVVSHNLAIGVGAGVLAAMVLFSRRVAHTVRVHRFPGRVGEDLVTTAPSEDMVTYVVDGELFFASSNDLYTQFGYARDPQHVRIDLSRAHIWDASTVAALDSIREKYDRHGVQVEIVGLDRLSSGLHDRLTRRPRG